One region of Eubalaena glacialis isolate mEubGla1 chromosome 6, mEubGla1.1.hap2.+ XY, whole genome shotgun sequence genomic DNA includes:
- the LOC133093054 gene encoding proline-rich protein 23C-like yields MLCDSGSAGVTHNVLGPLLRKPVHSCAPPPCVGLTCQTDLSLPAGPSPSSPSARPQARGDTEKMGSRPRSPSASPADRWGPQRGGPGPAKRRRTEEPASPESKSKAAPSLDNLTWPPTADTLIFVVVLPAGCALHVPLDDVDVLLEPEPTSVRQVSLGDRILMLVPEALLGSGVEGPWGQGLGRGAFLSAPGECMALEPGVFGAAVPEIACQEEVNEEAADADADFLPAGTDAAAVSGAGLRPSAGCMSGFDLLGLVSEPSPRAPNTSPERGSPHHDDNLDLHLPEPSPDSPLQPLPPSPSPGPHQRPQRPHGPPRKTRKCLFPESTASHNSWPTERAVGESLLILAVCTLHTP; encoded by the exons ATGCTTTGCGACTCAGGTTCCGCCGGCGTCACTCACAACGTCCTTGGCCCACTCCTGCGCAAACCAGTCCAC TCCTGCGCCCCACCGCCCTGCGTCGGCCTCACCTGTCAAACCGATCTGTCACTGCCTGCAGGACCCAGCCCTTCCTCGCCTTCTGCCAGGCCCCAGGCCCGCGGCGACACTGAGAAGATGGGCAGCCGGCCCCGCAGCCCCAGCGCCTCCCCTGCGGACCGGTGGGGACCGCAGCGCGGAGGACCGGGCCCTGCCAAGCGCCGGCGAACGGAGGAGCCCGCGAGCCCCGAGTCCAAGTCCAAGGCGGCGCCCAGCCTGGACAACCTGACCTGGCCCCCGACCGCGGACACGCTCATCTTCGTGGTCGTCCTGCCCGCCGGCTGTGCCCTGCACGTGCCCCTGGACGACGTCGACGTGCTGCTGGAGCCCGAGCCAACGTCCGTGAGGCAAGTGTCTCTCGGAGATCGCATCCTCATGCTGGTCCCCGAGGCCCTCCTGGGCTCGGGAGTGGAAGGCCCGTGGGGACAGGGCCTGGGACGGGGCGCTTTCCTGAGCGCTCCCGGGGAGTGCATGGCCCTGGAGCCGGGAGTCTTCGGCGCAGCTGTCCCAGAGATCGCCTGCCAAGAAGAGGTCAACGAGGAGGCAGCGGATGCTGACGCCGACTTCCTGCCGGCTGGGACGGATGCTGCTGCAGTCTCAGGCGCTGGGCTCCGCCCCTCGGCTGGATGTATGTCTGGCTTCGACCTGTTGGGCCTAGTCTCAGAGCCGTCCCCTCGGGCCCCCAACACTAGTCCAGAGAGAGGCTCTCCTCACCACGacgacaacctggacttgcaccttcCGGAGCCCTCCCCCGACTCACCACTCCAACCTCTACCTCCCTCTCCAAGTCCAGGTCCTCACCAGCGTCCCCAACGCCCTCATGGTCCTCCACGCAAGACCCGGAAATGCCTGTTCCCTGAATCAACTGCCTCCCACAATTCCTGGCCAACTGAAAGGGCAGTAGGAGAGAGTCTTCTGATATTGGCTGTGTGTACCTTGCACACACCGTAA